A region from the Andrena cerasifolii isolate SP2316 chromosome 9, iyAndCera1_principal, whole genome shotgun sequence genome encodes:
- the LOC143372848 gene encoding uncharacterized protein LOC143372848 isoform X3: MTRFLLFGVLLACLFYAFQANPLPQDAAQQPPDSDFDRIAEKTKEIWNNAKDAIGDRVQKFMNDPTVNDALERAKSLLNQGGESIRKEAEKIGDKFND, from the exons ATGACCCGATTTCTTCTCTTCGGTGTTCTCCTCGCCTGTCTGTTTTACGCGTTCCAG GCAAATCCGTTGCCGCAAGATGCGGCGCAGCAGCCTCCAGACAGCGATTTCGACCGGATCGCGGAGAAGACCAAGGAAATATGGAATAACGCGAAAGATGCGATCGGGGACCGAGTGCAAAAATTCATGAACGATCCGACCGTGAACGACGCCCTCGAGAGAGCCAAATCACTTCTGAATCAAGGCGGTGAGAGTATTCGCAAGGAAGCCGAGAAGATTGGAGACAAGTTTAATGACTAA
- the LOC143372848 gene encoding uncharacterized protein LOC143372848 isoform X2, with protein MRLSSPIGINQSVPVGRMRNGRSTICLSCVLLFATLSLISANDNEAIGAGAVSETIGIGDSPFPSDRANPSDDPGSVQSVQTSTEETILSKATTILDDTNASNNELERREKMPDARGLSVSDINDITLENIKEKDAGEAIKLPKRHTIGWLPDEFPDTQLQSCSCSEEALNFGHEYRLGVIIHEIFCEANKLLHYLVLAGKNLKFEFLPKLPLPFNVAEGEAKNVFSLRNILLGETLFEIVEQSLGGLQVFLEDSENLLLLFDRIRKCIPLSSIRETLAVLRIAIKKFFSHIRGFAIDLGPHFGISVNMDILGELGEVIVVAEEILLKFFYEYSPSSLEGWMNLLSEVVSMLELLFEKLSNPEWFYRFAVLLKTFAYTVHGFYCGFYASGFPQSIGFAPSFIGNFFLNTCKAPIAENGEGPSSLVTVVPDIPDVTWMGQKTNGQNDCPIFPDISSVNVGMQSSIPQSVIARLEASAKHSQYQRSHDYLVSNVRNGITNRFPFQPKWSVNNAEPSSLDSSLTNNPTFNEPFQSLNLLSAPLQQATPPPPLPIPTDMSPLSHEPSPSPSDLSRPDALPPYKNSAADKYDQLLPDAPATETYDDPSEFTYSPPSEAIQNSQDEGNSDPVIPLLPPLPLFPGGASVENGSSVDSIDTPQSESSDTTPRNVSTLLSIAQQKAHQPILQSLLSVPQVGTFQRDSSAQASETPLETEASQPSSRVTNAFLNLPEKVAYFYKHLYPQLQRLQHGNSGSALSPNTAEKKLANPCGTVASLPAVSELNNVLKGVAGLQFPLEFPRNEISSALGNVALTPGDAVIIIPTNGLVLIGRVVDTVSQISFNVYKLKSMSTSSQGRAKIWHLRFRDMRNPICEQQLQLLSQS; from the exons ATGAGGCTATCCTCGCCGATCGGAATCAATCAGTCTGTACCTGTTGGAAGAATGAGGAACGGCCGTTCGACGATCTGTCTCTCCTGCGTGCTACTATTCGCCACTCTTAGTTTAATTTCTGCAAATGACAATGAAGCTATCGGAGCAGGAGCAGTTAGCGAAACCATAGGCATAGGAGATTCGCCGTTCCCATCTGATCGAGCAAATCCATCCGACGATCCAGGATCTGTGCAGTCTGTTCAGACGTCGACGGAGGAGACAATTCTATCTAAGGCAACTACTATTCTAGACGACACAAATGCCTCAAACAATGAATTGGAGCGGAGGGAAAAG ATGCCCGACGCTAGAGGCCTGTCCGTGTCAGATATAAATGATATAACGTtggaaaatataaaagag AAGGATGCAGGCGAAGCGATCAAGTTGCCGAAACGTCATACAATAGGATGGTTGCCCGATGAATTCCCCGACACGCAACTGCAAAGTTGTTCCTGCAGCGAGGAAGCTTTAAACTTTGGCCACGAGTACAGGTTGGGAGTGATTATCCACGAGATCTTCTGCGAAGCGAATAAGCTGCTTCACTACTTGGTACTCgccggtaaaaatttgaaatttgaatttctacCGAAATTACCGCTACCGTTCAACGTAGCAGAAGGCGAAGCGAAGAATGTGTTTTCGTTGCGCAACATTCTACTAGGCGAAACTCTGTTCGAAATCGTGGAGCAGAGTCTGGGGGGTCTGCAGGTATTCTTAGAGGATTCGGAGAACCTCCTGCTTTTATTCGACAGAATAAGAAAGTGCATCCCTCTGTCTAGCATTCGAGAGACTTTGGCCGTACTGAGAATCgcgattaaaaaattcttctctCACATCCGAGGATTTGCCATCGACCTCGGACCACATTTCGGTATAAGTGTAAATATGGATATTTTAGGGGAGCTCGGGGAGGTAATTGTTGTAGCGGAAGAAAtcctattgaaatttttttatgaatattcgcCGAGCTCTCTCGAGGGATGGATGAACTTATTGTCGGAGGTGGTTTCAATGCTGGAACTTCTATTCGAAAAGCTCTCCAATCCTGAATGGTTTTATCGATTCGCGGTTCTTTTAAAAACATTCGCGTATACTGTGCACGGTTTTTATTGCGGGTTCTACGCTTCCGGATTTCCGCAATCTATTGGCTTTGCTCCATCTTTCATAGGAAATTTCTTTCTAAACACCTGTAAGGCCCCCATTGCGGAAAATGGAGAAGGACCTTCGTCGTTGGTTACAGTCGTTCCAGATATTCCAGACGTTACGTGGATGGGGCAGAAAACGAACGGGCAAAACGACTGCCCGATCTTTCCAGATATTAGCTCCGTAAATGTTGGGATGCAAAGTTCGATACCTCAATCCGTAATAGCCAGATTAGAAGCATCTGCCAAGCATTCGCAGTATCAAAGATCACACGATTATTTAGTATCAAATGTTAGAAACGGCATAACAAATAGATTTCCGTTTCAGCCAAAATGGTCGGTGAATAATGCCGAGCCCTCTAGCCTTGACTCATCTTTGACAAATAATCCGACGTTTAACGAGCCATTCCAATCGTTGAATTTACTCTCAGCACCTCTACAACAAGCTACACCACCACCCCCTTTACCGATTCCCACTGATATGTCACCGCTCAGTCACgaaccgtcgccgtcgccgtcggaTTTAAGTAGACCCGACGCATTGCCCCCATATAAGAATTCGGCAGCTGACAAATACGATCAGCTGCTTCCAGACGCTCCTGCAACCGAGACCTACGACGATCCGTCCGAATTTACATATTCCCCCCCGAGTGAGGCAATACAAAATTCTCAGGACGAGGGCAATTCGGATCCTGTCATTCCACTGTTACCGCCACTTCCGTTGTTTCCAGGGGGGGCAAGTGTTGAAAACGGCTCCTCTGTCGACAGTATCGACACACCGCAATCGGAATCTT CCGATACTACCCCGCGCAATGTATCGACGCTTCTATCGATTGCTCAGCAGAAGGCTCATCAGCCGATTTTGCAATCACTTTTGTCAGTTCCGCAAGTAGGAACTTTTCAAAGAGACTCCTCGGCTCAAGCTTCAGAAACTCCTTTGGAGACAGAAGCCTCGCAGCCAAGTTCTCGCGTTACCAACGCTTTCCTTAATTTGCCTGAAAAGGTCGCTTATTTTTACAAACATCTCTATCCGCAGTTGCAACGACTGCAACACGGTAATAGCGGATCAGCGTTATCACCGAATACAGCCGAGAAGAAACTTGCTAATCCCTGCGGTACGGTGGCTTCTCTGCCCGCTGTATCGGAACTTAATAACGTTCTGAAAGGCGTTGCAGGGTTGCAGTTTCCCTTGGAGTTTCCTCGCAACGAAATATCGTCCGCCTTAGGTAATGTTGCTTTAACGCCCGGTGATGCGGTAATTATCATTCCAACCAACGGTTTAGTATTAATAGGACGCGTAGTAGATACGGTTAGCCAGATTAGTTTCAATGTGTACAAGTTGAAATCGATGTCCACAAGTTCTCAGGGCCGCGCGAAGATTTGGCATCTTCGATTCAGAGATATGCGCAATCCGATATGCGAGCAACAATTGCAGTTACTTTCTCAGAGCTAA
- the LOC143372848 gene encoding uncharacterized protein LOC143372848 isoform X1: MRLSSPIGINQSVPVGRMRNGRSTICLSCVLLFATLSLISANDNEAIGAGAVSETIGIGDSPFPSDRANPSDDPGSVQSVQTSTEETILSKATTILDDTNASNNELERREKMPDARGLSVSDINDITLENIKEKDAGEAIKLPKRHTIGWLPDEFPDTQLQSCSCSEEALNFGHEYRLGVIIHEIFCEANKLLHYLVLAGKNLKFEFLPKLPLPFNVAEGEAKNVFSLRNILLGETLFEIVEQSLGGLQVFLEDSENLLLLFDRIRKCIPLSSIRETLAVLRIAIKKFFSHIRGFAIDLGPHFGISVNMDILGELGEVIVVAEEILLKFFYEYSPSSLEGWMNLLSEVVSMLELLFEKLSNPEWFYRFAVLLKTFAYTVHGFYCGFYASGFPQSIGFAPSFIGNFFLNTCKAPIAENGEGPSSLVTVVPDIPDVTWMGQKTNGQNDCPIFPDISSVNVGMQSSIPQSVIARLEASAKHSQYQRSHDYLVSNVRNGITNRFPFQPKWSVNNAEPSSLDSSLTNNPTFNEPFQSLNLLSAPLQQATPPPPLPIPTDMSPLSHEPSPSPSDLSRPDALPPYKNSAADKYDQLLPDAPATETYDDPSEFTYSPPSEAIQNSQDEGNSDPVIPLLPPLPLFPGGASVENGSSVDSIDTPQSESFPRETNSFLGSIESSDTTPRNVSTLLSIAQQKAHQPILQSLLSVPQVGTFQRDSSAQASETPLETEASQPSSRVTNAFLNLPEKVAYFYKHLYPQLQRLQHGNSGSALSPNTAEKKLANPCGTVASLPAVSELNNVLKGVAGLQFPLEFPRNEISSALGNVALTPGDAVIIIPTNGLVLIGRVVDTVSQISFNVYKLKSMSTSSQGRAKIWHLRFRDMRNPICEQQLQLLSQS; the protein is encoded by the exons ATGAGGCTATCCTCGCCGATCGGAATCAATCAGTCTGTACCTGTTGGAAGAATGAGGAACGGCCGTTCGACGATCTGTCTCTCCTGCGTGCTACTATTCGCCACTCTTAGTTTAATTTCTGCAAATGACAATGAAGCTATCGGAGCAGGAGCAGTTAGCGAAACCATAGGCATAGGAGATTCGCCGTTCCCATCTGATCGAGCAAATCCATCCGACGATCCAGGATCTGTGCAGTCTGTTCAGACGTCGACGGAGGAGACAATTCTATCTAAGGCAACTACTATTCTAGACGACACAAATGCCTCAAACAATGAATTGGAGCGGAGGGAAAAG ATGCCCGACGCTAGAGGCCTGTCCGTGTCAGATATAAATGATATAACGTtggaaaatataaaagag AAGGATGCAGGCGAAGCGATCAAGTTGCCGAAACGTCATACAATAGGATGGTTGCCCGATGAATTCCCCGACACGCAACTGCAAAGTTGTTCCTGCAGCGAGGAAGCTTTAAACTTTGGCCACGAGTACAGGTTGGGAGTGATTATCCACGAGATCTTCTGCGAAGCGAATAAGCTGCTTCACTACTTGGTACTCgccggtaaaaatttgaaatttgaatttctacCGAAATTACCGCTACCGTTCAACGTAGCAGAAGGCGAAGCGAAGAATGTGTTTTCGTTGCGCAACATTCTACTAGGCGAAACTCTGTTCGAAATCGTGGAGCAGAGTCTGGGGGGTCTGCAGGTATTCTTAGAGGATTCGGAGAACCTCCTGCTTTTATTCGACAGAATAAGAAAGTGCATCCCTCTGTCTAGCATTCGAGAGACTTTGGCCGTACTGAGAATCgcgattaaaaaattcttctctCACATCCGAGGATTTGCCATCGACCTCGGACCACATTTCGGTATAAGTGTAAATATGGATATTTTAGGGGAGCTCGGGGAGGTAATTGTTGTAGCGGAAGAAAtcctattgaaatttttttatgaatattcgcCGAGCTCTCTCGAGGGATGGATGAACTTATTGTCGGAGGTGGTTTCAATGCTGGAACTTCTATTCGAAAAGCTCTCCAATCCTGAATGGTTTTATCGATTCGCGGTTCTTTTAAAAACATTCGCGTATACTGTGCACGGTTTTTATTGCGGGTTCTACGCTTCCGGATTTCCGCAATCTATTGGCTTTGCTCCATCTTTCATAGGAAATTTCTTTCTAAACACCTGTAAGGCCCCCATTGCGGAAAATGGAGAAGGACCTTCGTCGTTGGTTACAGTCGTTCCAGATATTCCAGACGTTACGTGGATGGGGCAGAAAACGAACGGGCAAAACGACTGCCCGATCTTTCCAGATATTAGCTCCGTAAATGTTGGGATGCAAAGTTCGATACCTCAATCCGTAATAGCCAGATTAGAAGCATCTGCCAAGCATTCGCAGTATCAAAGATCACACGATTATTTAGTATCAAATGTTAGAAACGGCATAACAAATAGATTTCCGTTTCAGCCAAAATGGTCGGTGAATAATGCCGAGCCCTCTAGCCTTGACTCATCTTTGACAAATAATCCGACGTTTAACGAGCCATTCCAATCGTTGAATTTACTCTCAGCACCTCTACAACAAGCTACACCACCACCCCCTTTACCGATTCCCACTGATATGTCACCGCTCAGTCACgaaccgtcgccgtcgccgtcggaTTTAAGTAGACCCGACGCATTGCCCCCATATAAGAATTCGGCAGCTGACAAATACGATCAGCTGCTTCCAGACGCTCCTGCAACCGAGACCTACGACGATCCGTCCGAATTTACATATTCCCCCCCGAGTGAGGCAATACAAAATTCTCAGGACGAGGGCAATTCGGATCCTGTCATTCCACTGTTACCGCCACTTCCGTTGTTTCCAGGGGGGGCAAGTGTTGAAAACGGCTCCTCTGTCGACAGTATCGACACACCGCAATCGGAATCTTTCCCCCGGGAAACAAACTCCTTCTTAGGTTCTATAGAATCTTCCGATACTACCCCGCGCAATGTATCGACGCTTCTATCGATTGCTCAGCAGAAGGCTCATCAGCCGATTTTGCAATCACTTTTGTCAGTTCCGCAAGTAGGAACTTTTCAAAGAGACTCCTCGGCTCAAGCTTCAGAAACTCCTTTGGAGACAGAAGCCTCGCAGCCAAGTTCTCGCGTTACCAACGCTTTCCTTAATTTGCCTGAAAAGGTCGCTTATTTTTACAAACATCTCTATCCGCAGTTGCAACGACTGCAACACGGTAATAGCGGATCAGCGTTATCACCGAATACAGCCGAGAAGAAACTTGCTAATCCCTGCGGTACGGTGGCTTCTCTGCCCGCTGTATCGGAACTTAATAACGTTCTGAAAGGCGTTGCAGGGTTGCAGTTTCCCTTGGAGTTTCCTCGCAACGAAATATCGTCCGCCTTAGGTAATGTTGCTTTAACGCCCGGTGATGCGGTAATTATCATTCCAACCAACGGTTTAGTATTAATAGGACGCGTAGTAGATACGGTTAGCCAGATTAGTTTCAATGTGTACAAGTTGAAATCGATGTCCACAAGTTCTCAGGGCCGCGCGAAGATTTGGCATCTTCGATTCAGAGATATGCGCAATCCGATATGCGAGCAACAATTGCAGTTACTTTCTCAGAGCTAA
- the LOC143372865 gene encoding uncharacterized protein LOC143372865 has translation MSSRARIWIFIAFCSIANLERCYSYVDDRAKIVTYGEPCVEPRQLPIKIEGPMPPTEEVKVPVSLDFRVISDMYVQPPRPAEYPIAIQVPCATESLSKLIATEDPLRGKSYAYNSYVPPAANPLPLPKNYDFAVDIPVATKQIACERSEEAVPRLKGLVPRVDRILVPACQQSSSCPCSVN, from the exons ATGAGTTCGAGAGCAAGGATTTGGATTTTCATCGCTTTTTGTTCAATCGCGAATTTAGAAAGGTGCTACAGTTATGTCGACGATAGAGCCAAGATAGTGACGTACGGCGAACCGTGCGTTGAACCACGCCAATTGCCGATCAAGATCGAG GGGCCGATGCCGCCCACGGAAGAAGTCAAGGTACCTGTGTCGCTGGATTTTAGAGTTATTTCGGACATGTATGTACAGCCTCCGCGTCCCGCCGAATACCCAATTGCCATTCAAGTGCCATGTGCTACTGAATCGTTATCGAAACTGATCGCAACAGAGGACCCTTTGCGAGGAAAATCTTACGCGTACAACAGCTACGTGCCTCCCGCAGCCAACCCACTACCCCTTCCAAAGAATTACGACTTTGCAGTGGATATTCCAGTCGCGACCAAACA AATTGCTTGCGAACGATCCGAAGAAGCCGTTCCCCGGCTGAAGGGTCTTGTACCTCGGGTTGACAGAATACTCGTACCTGCGTGCCAGCAGTCGTCATCGTGTCCATGTTCAGTTAATTAA
- the LOC143372854 gene encoding uncharacterized protein LOC143372854, with the protein MKPWTLNRVFVLAVCCLLIVQAEQQRCKCGGLGSGTNPCTCSETLVKAANLPKPTYYASPQQINDAAVARNNIILAPVATQAQAGCSNSQQITSNSESITYSNSNSNSYVNSNSNAYSNSDSLASSASAVSSASAVPSASSTCSGSSSVAYNSDESIVYSKSDSNAYGSSSSSSGSPVVYNDAAVPVADASSSSNSGCGCQKQNVEALEIDVPTNSNGNIVPRFPPVGDLCYPLDIDARSGKLIEKTTVIPANPGKIVCNSCNPLAPYEICVNAQTGEATSRALVSSSPAESSGSASIIFGKANVGAASGTISGNLNSGIFAASRSGTYGSSNSGSVGFGRPTSGVYSLPRLLYAAAGSNAARGQTQYSEITRGGSFSDCDDDTDAINGDSYPEVPADAVSLTLAYKNLRAPNVIYRQGKQFVPEDKLSFGHRTVPNDAKYDKKLADIAEEKLVTVEKPVVELKIAPPRTVLMGSYDEREEAKLAELEAIERESITREESADQVAESLLTYRDLGYAPVGSVFAKSTRYNGIINGEINDSSEQPCGPLGPPIPDYVPGSVVVQQELIGNLPASPTAGDINQSVEIQSVQTNPRPSPRFGFYKQRFYE; encoded by the exons ATGAAGCCTTGGACTTTGAATAGAGTTTTCGTGTTGGCGGTGTGCTGCTTGTTGATCGTTCAGGCAGAACAGCAACGGTGCAAATGCGGAGGTTTGGGATCAG GTACAAATCCTTGCACCTGCAGCGAGACTCTTGTAAAGGCCGCAAACTTACCGAAACCAACGTACTACGCATCACCGCAACAAATTAACGATGCTGCTGTTGCGCGTAACAATATAATCCTTGCACCTGTCGCTACTCAGGCTCAGGCCGGTTGCTCCAACTCGCAGCAAATCACCAGCAATTCTGAATCTATTACATACAGCAACAGTAACTCTAATTCTTACGTCAACAGTAATTCAAATGCATACAGTAACAGCGATTCTTTGGCATCTTCGGCATCTGCGGTATCTTCGGCATCTGCGGTACCTTCGGCATCTTCGACATGTAGCGGCAGCAGCTCAGTTGCATATAATAGCGATGAATCTATCGTGTACAGTAAGAGCGACTCGAATGCATACGGCAGCTCTTCCAGTTCTTCTGGTTCGCCTGTTGTTTATAACGACGCCGCCGTACCTGTCGCTGATGCTTCGAGCAGTAGCAATTCTGGTTGTGGTTGTCAAAAGCAAAACGTGGAAGCTCTAGAAATTGATGTCCCGACAAATTCCAATGGCAACATTGTACCAAG ATTTCCACCAGTCGGCGATCTGTGTTATCCCCTTGACATCGATGCGCGGAGTGGAAAATTGATAGAGAAAACCACAGTAATTCCGGCTAATCCTGGCAAAATCGTATGCAACAGTTGTAATCCGTTGGCTCCTTATGAAATATGCGTGAATGCGCAAACTGGAGAGGCAACGAGCAGGGCACTTGTGTCCAGCTCTCCGGCTGAGTCCAGTGGATCCGCTTCTATAATCTTTGGGAAAGCAAATGTTGGTGCAGCTAGTGGGACGATAAGTGGAAATTTGAATTCGGGAATTTTTGCTGCATCCAGATCTGGAACGTATGGAAGCTCAAACTCTGGATCGGTTGGATTTGGTCGGCCAACCTCTGGAGTATATAGTTTACCTCGTTTACTGTATGCCGCGGCCGGTTCAAACGCTGCCAGGGGACAAACGCAGTACTCGGAAATAACTAGAGGCGGCAGCTTCTCAGATTGTGACGATGACACAG ACGCAATTAATGGAGACTCGTATCCAGAGGTGCCAGCAGACGCGGTTTCTCTCACTCTTGCGTACAAAAACCTTCGCGCTCCGAATGTAATTTACAGGCAAGGGAAGCAATTTGTACCGGAAGACAAATTATCGTTCGGCCATCGTACCGTGCCAAACGACGCGAAATATGACAAGAAACTTGCCGATATCGCGGAAGAAAAGCTCGTGACGGTGGAGAAGCCTGTCGTGGAACTGAAAATAGCACCTCCAAGAACTGTCCTTATGGGGTCTTATGACGAACGAGAAGAAGCTAAACTCGCCGAACTTGAAGCGATCGAACGCGAGAGCATAACGCGAGAAGAAAGTGCGGATCAAGTGGCAGAGAGCCTCCTCACTTACAG GGACCTCGGTTATGCACCAGTCGGTTCGGTTTTCGCCAAATCAACAAGGTACAACGGAATAATCAACGGGGAAATAAACGATAGCTCGGAACAACCATGCGGTCCGTTAGGTCCACCGATACCAGATTACGTTCCAGGCTCGGTAGTAGTCCAACAAGAACTTATCGGCAACTTGCCTGCAAGCCCTACCGCTGGAGACATCAATCAAAGCGTAGAGATTCAAAGTGTACAGACAAATCCCAGACCTTCTCCAAGATTTGGATTTTATAAACAGAGATTCTACGAATAA
- the LOC143372857 gene encoding splicing factor ESS-2 homolog, whose product MNSPGSQALEAAKNMKDLAVFKKPIGVAKRHRRVRHKILDEDTYVKGMGAIIQRDFFPHLDKLQAQNQYLDALEQNDVKRMRELYEKYSSGRPVTNRPVSPATFETPMNEVESEDEQLKSSETPKDTPAGSSTKEKNKIEAKTGLDAYLSMHTSEDNASFEEMMVEAEKRLKLKFAWLYEAEEKSLALMNDKSSDALAIENGDGKPNRLDSWYYKNKNYIMYVPDGVELTPDERIDLARRKQLVVHENTRLRTNPFNEQQNKDTINELAKSQSKANDGKIGVDGKEIVRNPTPRINGFSFVATPSPRPGECESPLMTWGQIEGTPFRLDGGDTPLLRTSQGPSFRMAEPPKREQLALQLAEKAGERHRDRKTKALEAARRSLATPSPRSTIDRLSTMSPAARRLATQKLRIASTPSPRRALSSRTPSIGVRTPGTPRITTPSKSENRVESENSSTRCQGPVLTDNLLNLPLQRQRAADFFNK is encoded by the exons ATGAATTCCCCAGGATCTCAAGCCCTAGAGGCagcaaaaaatatgaaagattTGGCAGTATTTAAGAAGCCGATAGGTGTTGCTAAAAGGCACAGAAGGGTGCGGCACAAAATTTTAGACGAAGATACATACGTAAAAGGAATGGGGGCGATTATACAGAGAGACTTTTTCCCACATCTAGATAAACTTCAAGCGCAGAATCAATATCTAGACGCGCTAGAGCAGAACGATGTGAAAAGAATGAGAGAACTTTATGAAAAGTATAGTTCTGGACGACCGGTAACGAATAGACCCGTCAGTCCTGCGACGTTTGAGACACCCATGAACGAGGTGGAATCAGAGGACGAACAGTTGAAGTCGTCCGAAACGCCGAAAGATACACCTGCTGGCTCGAGCACAAAAGAGAAGAATAAAATAGAAGCTAAAACTGGTTTGGACGCGTATTTAAGCATGCACACGAGCGAGGATAATGCAAGCTTCGAGGAGATGATGGTGGAGGCAGAGAAGAGGCTCAAGTTGAAATTTGCTTGGCTCTACGAGGCCGAGGAGAAGTCATTGGCATTGATGAACGACAAAAGTTCGGACGCTTTAGCTATCGAGAATGGAGATGGGAAGCCTAATCGCTTGGACAGCTGGTATTAcaagaataaaaattacattatgTATGTTCCCGACGGAGTGGAATTAACTCCTGACGAAAGGATAGACCTAGCCAGGAGAAAGCAACTGGTGGTACACGAAAATACCAGACTTCGAACGAATCCATTcaacgaacaacagaacaagGACACCATTAACGAGTTGGCAAAGAGTCAGTCGAAGGCAAACGATGGAAAAATCGGAGTGGATGGCAAAGAAATTGTGAGAAACCCAACTCCCAGGATCAATGGATTTAGTTTTGTAGCAACACCGAGTCCGAGACCTGGGGAGTGCGAAAGCCCTTTGATGACGTGGGGTCAAATCGAAGGTACGCCATTCAGGTTAGACGGTGGAGATACTCCTCTATTGAGAACGAGTCAGGGGCCGTCGTTTAGAATGGCAGAACCTCCGAAAAGAGAACAGCTTGCGTTGCAGTTGGCAGAAAAAGCTGGTGAAAGACACAGGGATAGGAAAACTAAAGCGTTGGAAGCGGCACGAAGATCATTAGCGAC GCCTTCACCAAGATCAACTATAGACCGTTTGAGTACCATGTCTCCAGCGGCTAGAAGATTAGCTACTCAAAAGCTGCGCATCGCGAGTACACCATCTCCACGAAGAGCTCTGTCATCAAGAACACCGTCCATAGGTGTTAGAACACCGGGCACTCCAAGAATAACTACACCCTCGAAATCTGAGAATCGCGTTGAATCTGAAAACAGTAGTACAAGGTGTCAAGGTCCTGTTCTCACCGACAATCTACTTAATTTACCTCTCCAGAGACAAAGGGCGgcggatttttttaataaataa
- the LOC143372858 gene encoding T-box transcription factor TBX5-A — protein MQQQDRDPRHDITTADCCYQQWVPSHHQNHHAQPSTNLPSPMQQMEACLQTAGRAKRSHSPNLPKTSLTQHAANSSISSTTAIEARNDSNNNNRHHGDHHPGENGGNGGNGGTSTEEAGGGSKRPLHAALVGVGAALEAKPLWEEFHQLGTEMIVTKAGRRMFPTFQCRFFGLDPSTDYLLVMDFVPCDDKRYRYAFHSSAWVVAGRADPVSPPRIHVHPDSPASGAHWMKQPVSFDKLKLTNNQLDDNGHIILNSMHRYQPRCHVVVAPSPPGSGPDPRTENFKTFTFPETRFTAVTAYQNHRITQLKIASNPFAKGFRDCESDDCDSVAVSSMQNPAKRPATAASTVLSSSYANTIPAVQIPSMSSQEHHQFYGTAAPTPWTYSGHHGHHGHHGQSAAHVNSVHYPAHPHPHPHPHHSHPGASLYGPR, from the exons ATGCAACAGCAAGACCGCGATCCACGGCACGATATCACCACAGCCGATTGCTGTTATCAGCAGTGGGTCCCTTCGCATCATCAGAATCACCATGCTCAGCCTAGCACGAATCTGCCGTCTCCCATGCAACAGATGGAAG CATGCTTACAGACCGCGGGAAGAGCGAAGCGATCCCATAGTCCGAACTTGCCGAAAACCTCGTTGACGCAGCACGCCGCAAACTCATCCATTTCCTCGACGACTGCTATCGAAGCTCGCAACGATAGCAACAACAATAATCGCCATCACGGAGATCACCATCCGGGCGAGAACGGCGGGAACGGCGGGAACGGCGGGACCTCGACGGAAGAAGCCGGTGGTGGTTCGAAAAGGCCTCTTCATGCCGCTCTAGTCGGCGTCGGGGCTGCTCTCGAGGCGAAGCCGCTTTGGGAAGAGTTCCATCAATTAGGAACAGAAATGATCGTCACCAAGGCTGGAAGGAGAATGTTTCCCACCTTCCAG TGCCGGTTTTTTGGTTTGGATCCAAGCACGGATTACCTGCTAGTGATGGATTTTGTGCCGTGCGACGACAAGAGGTACCGATACGCTTTCCATAGCAGCGCTTGGGTAGTGGCCGGTCGCGCGGATCCAGTATCACCCCCCAGGATACACGTGCACCCTGATAGTCCTGCGAGCGGTGCTCATTGGATGAAACAGCCGGTTTCATTCGACAAGTTGAAGCTGACCAACAATCAGCTGGACGACAACGGACAC ATAATCCTGAATTCGATGCATCGGTACCAACCGCGGTGTCACGTGGTGGTGGCACCGTCCCCGCCGGGTTCCGGCCCGGATCCCCGCACGGAGAACTTCAAAACCTTCACGTTCCCGGAGACGAGATTCACCGCGGTCACCGCTTACCAGAATCATCGCATAACGCAGCTGAAGATCGCCAGCAATCCGTTCGCCAAAGGGTTCCGCGACTGCGAGTCGGACGACTGCGACTCTGTTGCCGTTTCTAGTATGCAGAACCCTGCCAAGAGACCCGCTACCGCTGCCTCCACCGTTTTGTCCTCGAGCTACGCGAACACCATACCAGCCGTGCAAATTCCCAGCATGTCCAGCCAGGAACACCATCAATTCTACGGCACCGCCGCGCCAACACCCTGGACTTATTCCGGACATCACGGACACCACGGACACCATGGACAATCAGCCGCCCACGTGAATTCCGTTCATTATCCTGCGCATCCGCATCCGCATCCACACCCGCATCACTCGCATCCAGGAGCGTCCCTCTACGGGCCACGGTAA